In the genome of Pseudomonadota bacterium, one region contains:
- a CDS encoding DUF3014 domain-containing protein, with protein sequence MSSRQDSKWPVVVTVLALAVIGVLYFRGLQQPLDGLRTLTLPSAPTPAMAPADDAPAAAPEPAVVNPIEQSEAGRQQTPVAAPADTTSGVATNIGNQDFEAAFEALLGSEAFRQWVVSDDPVNRIVVAVDNLSHDKLPVRLWPLRPLGSAPLVHGEGATLRFAAENSTRYEPYIALLQKLDMKLVAALYVRDYPRFQHAFQELGYANAYFNDRLVDVIEHLLVTPEINVPPALVQPTVMYKFADQDLESRSVGQKLLLRMGPAHASVVKSRLRELLRLVSRSAQ encoded by the coding sequence ATGAGTTCCAGGCAAGATTCGAAATGGCCGGTGGTGGTCACGGTGCTGGCCCTGGCGGTGATCGGCGTGCTGTATTTCCGCGGCCTGCAGCAGCCGCTCGATGGGCTGCGCACCTTGACGCTGCCCAGCGCACCGACGCCGGCCATGGCGCCGGCCGACGATGCACCCGCCGCCGCGCCCGAGCCGGCGGTGGTCAATCCCATCGAGCAAAGCGAGGCGGGCCGTCAACAGACGCCGGTCGCCGCGCCCGCGGACACCACGTCCGGCGTGGCGACGAACATCGGCAACCAGGATTTCGAAGCCGCGTTCGAGGCGCTGCTCGGCAGCGAAGCGTTTCGCCAGTGGGTGGTGAGCGACGATCCCGTCAATCGCATCGTGGTGGCGGTCGACAACCTTTCCCACGACAAGCTGCCGGTGCGCCTGTGGCCGCTGCGTCCGCTGGGCAGTGCGCCGCTGGTGCATGGCGAGGGCGCGACGCTGCGCTTCGCGGCCGAGAATTCCACTCGTTACGAGCCCTACATCGCGCTCCTGCAAAAACTCGACATGAAGCTCGTGGCGGCGCTCTACGTGCGCGACTACCCGCGCTTCCAGCATGCCTTCCAGGAGCTCGGCTATGCCAATGCCTATTTCAACGATCGACTGGTGGACGTGATCGAACACCTGCTGGTGACTCCCGAGATCAATGTGCCCCCGGCGCTGGTGCAGCCGACCGTGATGTACAAGTTCGCCGACCAGGATCTCGAGTCGCGCTCGGTCGGTCAGAAGTTGCTGCTGCGCATGGGGCCGGCCCATGCCAGCGTGGTGAAATCGCGCCTGCGCGAGTTGCTGCGGCTGGTCAGTCGCAGCGCGCAGTGA
- a CDS encoding protein-L-isoaspartate O-methyltransferase, protein MSVLAAGGMMPLTTRAALGTPFTFDLEPPMTEREAFVEWMVSNRGEDRHFLGQRWDRLQAMVEHKDVWDDVIKRAFLLTPREEFVQKVNRSHSYDHNFLDIGYGVTISGPHLVGRMTNSLDIKQGDKVLEIGTGSGYQSSFLAHLTDKCYSIEIIKPLAERTRGVYDDLIARGYSEFQNITTKNADGYYGWEEFAPFDKVIVTCGIDHVPPPLLKQLTPEGVMLVPIGPPGAQRVLKIIKGVEADGSTHIARTDIYNGRIVPFVPFKKLDGDKISGTHNT, encoded by the coding sequence ATGTCCGTCCTCGCCGCCGGCGGCATGATGCCGCTGACCACGCGCGCCGCGCTCGGCACGCCGTTCACCTTCGACCTCGAACCGCCGATGACCGAGCGCGAGGCCTTCGTCGAATGGATGGTCAGCAACCGCGGCGAAGACCGTCACTTCCTCGGCCAGCGCTGGGACCGTCTGCAGGCCATGGTCGAACACAAGGACGTGTGGGACGACGTCATCAAACGCGCCTTCCTCCTGACCCCGCGCGAAGAGTTCGTGCAGAAGGTCAACCGCTCGCACAGCTACGATCACAACTTCCTCGACATCGGCTACGGCGTGACGATCTCGGGCCCGCACCTGGTCGGGCGCATGACCAACAGTCTCGACATCAAGCAGGGCGACAAGGTGCTCGAGATCGGCACCGGCTCCGGCTACCAGTCGTCCTTCCTCGCGCACCTGACCGACAAGTGCTATTCGATCGAGATCATCAAGCCGCTGGCGGAGCGCACGCGCGGCGTGTACGACGACCTCATCGCGCGCGGCTACAGTGAATTCCAGAACATCACCACCAAGAACGCCGACGGCTATTACGGCTGGGAAGAGTTCGCGCCCTTCGACAAGGTCATCGTCACCTGCGGCATCGACCACGTGCCACCGCCGCTGCTGAAGCAGCTTACGCCCGAGGGCGTGATGCTGGTGCCTATCGGCCCGCCCGGTGCGCAACGCGTGCTGAAGATCATCAAGGGCGTGGAAGCCGACGGCAGCACGCATATCGCGCGCACCGACATCTACAACGGTCGCATCGTGCCCTTCGTGCCGTTCAAGAAACTGGACGGCGACAAGATCTCGGGCACCCACAACACCTGA
- a CDS encoding nitroreductase family protein, with translation MSIDQPRPIDLDSVDHVLTTTRSVRLRLDFERPVPTALIKDALRIALQAPTGANTQTWRFMVVTDAAKRRTIADYYRQAAADYAAGKTGLSRTGVTMMREYDGADPRQAQREAMLKSGGYLMENLERAPVMLIPCIEGRFEHDDVFTQASMWGSILPATWSLMLALRARRLASAWTTLHLRHEKEVSALLGIPDNYTQAALLPVAWLSGGDLKPAKRLAVEEVSCWDHWQGREPGV, from the coding sequence ATGAGCATTGACCAGCCTCGCCCCATCGATCTCGACAGCGTCGATCATGTGCTGACCACCACCCGCAGCGTGCGCTTGCGCCTGGATTTCGAGCGGCCCGTGCCGACCGCCCTGATCAAGGATGCGCTGCGCATCGCCTTGCAGGCGCCGACCGGCGCCAATACCCAGACCTGGCGTTTCATGGTGGTGACCGATGCCGCCAAACGACGCACCATCGCCGACTACTACCGGCAGGCGGCGGCCGACTACGCGGCAGGCAAGACCGGCCTGTCGCGCACCGGCGTGACCATGATGCGCGAATACGATGGCGCCGATCCGCGCCAGGCCCAGCGCGAAGCGATGCTGAAATCCGGCGGCTACCTCATGGAGAACCTCGAGCGCGCGCCGGTGATGCTGATCCCGTGCATCGAGGGCCGTTTCGAACACGACGACGTGTTCACCCAGGCCTCGATGTGGGGCTCGATACTGCCGGCCACCTGGTCCTTGATGCTGGCGCTGCGCGCGCGGCGCCTGGCCTCGGCCTGGACCACCCTGCATCTGCGTCATGAAAAGGAAGTGAGCGCGCTGCTCGGCATTCCGGACAACTACACCCAGGCCGCGCTGCTGCCGGTGGCGTGGTTGAGCGGCGGTGATTTGAAACCGGCCAAGCGTCTTGCCGTCGAAGAAGTGAGCTGCTGGGATCATTGGCAAGGACGCGAGCCCGGCGTCTAG
- a CDS encoding transporter substrate-binding domain-containing protein produces the protein MKRCLLLAISLCAMSAPALAANDLATIRARGQLIVSVKNVGDKVVENHRDPAHFQKRDMELAIARAIAKRILGSPDALRLKMMRKPERLPAIARGEVDLGISMLRVNPDSAKLVDFSTPYYHSGLAVLEGKDGTISGKRDLAGKTFAIIERNDGGAAVMMAAIADATGSAPKVLPVANFKEGVAAIQDGRVAGLISEAVNIDVFLARHDGPFKRSPLLTEDSFAVAVPKGNEDLLAAVNQVLAELVASGELKAMADDADLPKESERSSDSSPR, from the coding sequence ATGAAACGCTGCTTGCTGCTCGCCATCTCATTGTGCGCCATGAGCGCCCCGGCGCTCGCCGCCAATGACCTCGCCACCATACGCGCGCGCGGCCAGCTCATCGTCAGCGTCAAGAACGTCGGCGACAAGGTGGTGGAAAACCACCGCGACCCCGCCCATTTCCAGAAGCGCGACATGGAGCTCGCCATCGCGCGCGCCATCGCCAAGCGCATTCTCGGCTCGCCCGATGCCTTGCGCTTGAAGATGATGCGCAAGCCGGAGCGCCTGCCCGCCATCGCGCGCGGCGAAGTCGACCTCGGTATCTCGATGCTGCGCGTGAATCCCGACAGCGCCAAGCTGGTCGACTTCTCGACGCCCTACTACCACAGCGGCCTGGCCGTGCTCGAGGGCAAGGACGGCACGATCAGCGGCAAGCGCGACCTGGCCGGCAAGACCTTCGCCATCATCGAACGCAACGACGGCGGCGCGGCCGTCATGATGGCGGCGATAGCGGACGCCACGGGCAGCGCGCCCAAGGTGCTGCCGGTCGCGAACTTCAAGGAAGGGGTGGCCGCCATCCAGGACGGGCGTGTCGCCGGTCTCATCAGCGAAGCGGTCAACATCGACGTGTTCCTCGCCCGTCACGACGGTCCTTTCAAACGCTCGCCGCTGCTGACCGAAGACAGCTTCGCGGTGGCGGTGCCCAAGGGCAACGAGGATCTGCTGGCGGCGGTCAACCAAGTGCTGGCCGAACTCGTTGCCAGCGGTGAACTCAAGGCCATGGCCGACGATGCCGATCTGCCGAAGGAGAGTGAACGCTCATCCGATTCATCACCACGATGA
- a CDS encoding enoyl-CoA hydratase/isomerase family protein: MNEQHVLYEVGARVATITLNRPTAMNALAGSMREDIHACLQRAEADPEVGVVVITGAGDAFCAGGDIANMLELQARDDAAPVVARTAIAATLIQFLRAMDKPVIAAINGAAAGGGANLALACDIRYGSTRTRFSESFVKIGLVPDWGGHYLLTRLVGTSRAMELMMLGDRIDADEACRLGIVNAVFPAATFMQEVMSRAERLAQGPAAALAAIKRGVYLGAEQALDAVLDYEQRTQQRLFLSADAREGMRAFMDKRSPRFKA; the protein is encoded by the coding sequence ATGAACGAACAGCACGTGTTGTATGAAGTCGGCGCGCGGGTCGCGACCATCACCTTGAACCGCCCCACCGCCATGAATGCCCTCGCCGGCAGCATGCGCGAAGACATTCATGCCTGTCTGCAACGCGCCGAAGCCGATCCCGAGGTGGGCGTGGTGGTGATCACCGGCGCCGGCGATGCGTTCTGCGCGGGCGGCGACATCGCCAACATGCTGGAACTGCAGGCGCGCGACGATGCCGCGCCGGTGGTCGCGCGCACCGCGATCGCCGCCACGCTGATCCAATTCCTGCGCGCGATGGACAAGCCGGTGATCGCCGCCATCAATGGCGCGGCGGCGGGCGGCGGCGCCAATCTCGCTCTCGCCTGCGACATACGTTACGGCTCGACGCGCACGCGTTTCTCGGAGAGCTTCGTCAAGATCGGCCTGGTGCCGGATTGGGGCGGCCACTACCTGCTCACGCGCCTGGTCGGCACCAGTCGCGCCATGGAGTTGATGATGCTCGGCGATCGCATCGATGCCGACGAGGCCTGTCGACTCGGCATCGTCAACGCGGTGTTTCCGGCCGCGACCTTCATGCAGGAAGTGATGTCACGCGCCGAGCGCCTGGCGCAAGGGCCGGCGGCGGCGCTCGCCGCCATCAAGCGCGGCGTGTATCTCGGCGCCGAGCAGGCGCTGGATGCGGTGCTCGACTATGAGCAGCGCACCCAGCAACGGCTGTTCCTCAGCGCCGATGCGCGCGAAGGCATGCGCGCCTTCATGGACAAGCGCAGTCCGCGTTTCAAGGCCTGA
- a CDS encoding VOC family protein produces MRFHHMAIFVSDIDEATRLWRDVMGFKVVVDTVIPDGQGPGPKTYMYPKLLDDIFKVTNARSKMVLLASDEGALIELQQCENPLIQKTPPENLQYGHTGFHELGLMVDDIDAWFDKVRAAGYRTQTEYVWTCASIGRSFLFYDADGNMIQLWEHMSDATWRT; encoded by the coding sequence ATGCGCTTTCATCACATGGCGATTTTCGTGAGCGACATCGACGAGGCGACCCGCCTGTGGCGCGATGTCATGGGCTTCAAGGTGGTGGTCGACACGGTCATTCCCGACGGCCAGGGTCCGGGTCCCAAGACCTACATGTACCCCAAGCTGCTGGACGACATTTTCAAGGTCACGAACGCGCGCTCGAAGATGGTGCTGCTGGCCTCGGACGAGGGCGCCCTGATCGAACTGCAGCAGTGCGAGAACCCGCTGATCCAGAAAACCCCGCCCGAGAACCTGCAGTACGGCCATACCGGCTTTCACGAGCTGGGTCTCATGGTCGACGACATCGACGCCTGGTTCGACAAGGTGCGCGCGGCCGGCTATCGCACCCAGACTGAATACGTGTGGACCTGCGCCTCGATTGGCCGTTCGTTCCTGTTCTACGACGCCGACGGCAACATGATCCAGCTGTGGGAACACATGAGTGACGCCACCTGGCGGACCTGA
- a CDS encoding RNA-binding protein — MQQNKLYVGNFPYSVGENDLRDLFQTYGPIEEVRLITDRDTGRSKGFAFITFATQSAAENALEQNGKDMKGRALRVNVAQDKDKVKRTNDRPRW; from the coding sequence ATGCAACAGAACAAACTTTACGTCGGCAACTTTCCGTACTCGGTCGGTGAAAACGACCTGCGCGACCTGTTCCAGACGTATGGCCCGATTGAAGAAGTCCGTCTGATCACCGACCGTGACACCGGTCGTTCCAAGGGTTTCGCATTCATCACCTTCGCGACCCAGAGCGCGGCGGAGAATGCACTCGAGCAGAACGGCAAGGACATGAAGGGCCGCGCCCTGCGTGTCAACGTTGCGCAGGACAAGGACAAGGTCAAGCGCACCAACGACCGTCCGCGTTGGTAA